The Syngnathus typhle isolate RoL2023-S1 ecotype Sweden linkage group LG14, RoL_Styp_1.0, whole genome shotgun sequence genome segment gattaatttttaaaaaactgaaaaggagTCACAAGGAACAAGGTGTGTTTTTTCCCCTACCTTAATAATGACACTGGGCACCATTTAGGCCCACTTGATGGTGAGAAAATGATGACGACAAGTACGAAGAGTACGTTTGATACTTGTGACTTTTGCTGTTGGTGTTCTTTTTGTGATTAGGTGCAGAAAAGTAGCGTGAAGCCAACATTACGCCTTATTTTCTTTGACTACTCCAGTCGAACATGACTCACGTTTCCGTCTAGGACAGCACACTTGGAACGCGTTATGTCAAACCCGGAAAAAGATTTGACAGAAAAAGGACAAATATAAAATGCTGATTTTCTGCCTCCTCAATTAAATTCGTTAAATAATTGTATTGCTGTTGCATGTGGTGGTGTTGCGCAACACATTTTCTAATAGTCCTGAATGCACGCAACATTTCGTTGCATCTGTATGAAGTCTTTGTGCAGAACATGTCTTAATTGGAACTAGGCCAAGAAGCTCATTTTGAGTTGCTTGGCAGGTTTGTGTGATTCATTGCTATTTATCAGTGGAGAGCCAATCTCACATCCAAAagagcgacacacacacacatttgcaaacGTGTGTGAGCTGGTGTGTGTCATGCTTCATCATATTACTTGGAGGAGCCGAGGCCGTTGGATGACACGTATGTTTGACGGACAGcactgaagcttttttttttttctttttttttatgcagcaGGAACAGTTGGGAGTCAGGAGCCAAGGAAACAGCACATCTCCGCCTCATCAACAACATCGATTGGAGCAAAGTTGATTAGACGGCACAAAGGCAGGAGAAGCTTCATGACGTGAAGTAACAAGGTTTAGGTAATAAATCTTTtccaatgtttttgttgttgttctagaAAATGCATTTGCATGTTTCAACATTCGGGAGTCTGTGCTAGCTTACTTTTGATCCTGAGTTTGGATCTGACCCTCTGCACACCTCATGATTCATTTTGTCTTTCTGCGAGAGTCAcctgtttattttgtgttgagGGATGCTTTGGATCCTGAGCGGTTCCTTTCCACGTCCAAATGTCTTTCTTGCATGGTCTTAAATATTCTTGACTACTGTCGTGAAAGTTTCGATTAACACTTAAGTTGTCTTGTGTGATTTTCCGGCGGTGCTGTCTCAATTGCGTGATGACGCCTGCTggttttcacttttttctttcttttttttttttttagaagtcaAACAATGTCCTCCTTAAAATGTTCTGTACAGTCAAAGAGTTGCCAAATGCCAACTCGGTTATATGTCATTTGTTTTGCAATATCAAAAGAACACACCTGGACAATTAACCTTTTGTACATCCAAAAAGTCCAAGTACTTTTGAGCCGCTGAAAATGGAGTTACTCCATTCTGCAGTTACGAAATAATAATTGTAACCATTGGTGAAAGCGATTAAAGGAAAGGTACAATCCTGTCATAGTTCACGTTTGATTTGAATTCCATTGTGGTGGCGTGCTGCTCCATTTTGCATTTCTGTCCAGTCTTGATAGTTTTGGGCCATTATTGATGTTTTCTAGAGTCCAAGCCCACAATGTCAGCCGGTGAGAACGCCGATCTGAGTTGGAACGAGGCCCCGCCCACAAACATCACCTGCATTGCCGAGAGTCGGTCGGTGACCACTTCAGTCATCTCCATGAGCGTCGGCATCCTGTCCAACAGCCTGGCCCTCTTCATCCTGCTCAAATCCCCCAAACGCATGCCGCAGAAGAGCAGGGCGCCCTTCTCAGTGTTCGCCACCTCCTTGGTGGCCACCGACCTGCTGGGCCACCTGGTCAACGGCTCGGTGGTGATTTACGTCTACAGCTTGCGCAAGCAATGGGAGACGTTCGACCCCCACGGCAGAGTGTGCAACCTCTTCGGCGCCACCTTGGTCTTCTTCGGACTGAGCCCGCTGTTCCTGGGGAGCGCCATGGCCATCGAGCGCTGCATCGGGATCACCAAGCCCTTTTACCATTCCACCGGATTGGCCTTCCGCCACATGAACAAGCTGCTGTCCGTCATCTGGCTCCTGGCCGCTCTGGTGGCTGCCCTGCCTGTGGCGCTGAGGAGGTCCTACAGGGTGCAGAGCTCCAGGAGCTGGTGCTTTTACAATTTGGACGAGCCCAGTGACTGGTTGGATGTGTTCCTGCCTTTGCTGTTTTCCCTGCTAGGCTTGCTGGCTCTGCTCTTCTCTATCGTTTGCAACACGGTGACCAGCTGCTCCCTGCTGTTGTCCACCATGCACCGTAAGCATCACAGCAGAGGAACGTCTTACCACGTTGAGATGATCTGCCAGCTCATGGCCATCATGTTGGTTTCCTGTGTATGCTGGGGACCTTTACTGGTAAGCAAAATGACCCTGAGAAATTATTTTCTTGAGGCACACATTTTAAGACCATTAAATACAATATTGGAAAATATTGGAGAAATGTAACCAGACTGAATGTAGAATATTTTCGTAAAGTACACATTTGATATTTCTGGCCTAATTAGAATATTAATTTTGCATAAGGATGAATTCATTGCGGTTCTTTCTGGAGTTGGCCACCAGGTAGCAGAGTTGATGAAGAGTTTCATTCAACTACTATATGTTTCCAACTATGCATTAACAtatcatttgaaatgaaaagtaCTATTTACTCACTATTATTGCATATCCAATTTATACCATAGTATTGACAGAATCCTCGTTGGTTTTATGTTTGACTTTGTGCAGACCCGCATCATCTTTCTTACCTCCAAAGACGATTATGACCCAGCATCCGACAAACTGCTTTTTGTGCTGCGCATAGCCACATGGAACCAGATCCTTGACCCCTGGGTCTACATCCTCCTGAGGAAGGCCGTGCTGAAGAAATTCTTTCTTATGTTACAACGCTGCTGCAGGTCCAAGTCCCAGGAGCCGACGTGCTGGCGGCACAGCTTTCTGCAAAGCTCCAGCCACTCCAAGTTGGACCCACCGGCGAGCCTCTTCGACGGCTTGCTCgtacaaaacacaaacatcagTCTGACCGACGACTCCAAGACCGAAGTGTTTCACATGGTGCTATCCGTGTGGAAGAAAGGCTGAAAGAAAGTGGGAAGACAGTGATGGAAAACAGTATGTGATGTAGATCAAGTAACCTGTGTTAACTCTTGTATAATATATGATGTCCAATGTGTGTAATTTCACGGCTTCACTATTAAATGTTTGATGGTTGGACCTTTTGAGTGAAAAAAGGGCCTGttgctggagcagtggtttgaTAGCACATCACTTATTATGTTAAGTCAACTTTTGTCTTAAGGCAGCTATTGTTGTCACTATCAAGTACTTTGTAAAATGTGAAAAGTGTTCTTATGGATGGGagtcaataaaaaatattaaaatgtgtGGGATCGAGGTGTAATTGAGAGATCCGTAAAAATGTTGACAAAATAAACCTTTTACATGATATTCCGTGAGGGCCTTTGTTGATGGAATACCTCAATCGTCCGCACGGTGGCAGCACCGTCGACAAACGTCAATAACTTCGTCACAAAGAAGAAATTCGTCACAACCATTTGTGACGAATGAAACCCGTTTCTTATTacctaagtctttttttttaaagaaaggaaAACCCGCATGCCGCCGTGAAAACTCGTACAGTTCGCAGTATTAAACGTTACAATGTTTGAATATGTGCCGTGTCGCGTACGAGACGCTTTTGcgtatgttttgttttgttgtcgtCGCGCTACACTGAGATGGAGCTCATAATAGCTCGCTTCAAGTCGTGTGTGCTATTACTTTAGAatcaattggactttcatttTCATAGTGCGTGAATTTGTCGTTTGGCTTCAGCTATAATTTGTCTTGTTGCAGGTAACAAGATGAATCAGGAGAAATTGGTCAAACTTCAGGCCGAAGTGCGGAtaggagggaaggtaagtgtcTTAGACCAAATTTCTGTCATCTACTGGAAAATCACTCGACGTCTCTGTTACAGAGGAATCATTACTTCAGACTACCAGGAATGCAAATATGTTTGTATGGTTTCAGGGTTCAGCACGCAGGAAGAAGAAGGTGGTACACAGAACTGCTACAGCAGATGACAAAAAGCTTCAACTTTTACTAAAAAAGTTGGCTGTCAAAAATATTGGCGGGATTGACCAGGTAAATACTTCCGAATGCGGAAGTGCATCATCGTACTTCCCGAAATATAAATAACAGGTAGTGACTGTCATTGATCTTCTTTCAGGTCAACATGATCAAGAACGACGGGACGGTGATCCACTTCAACAACCCCAAAGTGGAGGCCTCGCTGTCGGCCAACACGTTCGCCGTCATGGGATACGCCGAGTGCAAGCGGTTTTATTCTTTTGTTTCCAGCACTTGACAGCAAATCTCCAAAAGTAGAAGAcatcgaggaagaggaggatgatgtTCCAGGTAGTTTTTTTGTGGTTGTTGTATCTATTGCATAAAAGACCTAAGCCTGGTACATGGTTGCCAATTTTGACATTACATCCCAATTTAAAATCAGAAGTGAGTGACACAtgattaaggggggggggggatgttttcACTTGTTGTGTTAGCTTGTTGCCGTGAAGATTTGGTGGAGAACTTTGACAAAAACCAGAAAAAAACtgggtgcaaacacacacaaacgagaGACTTTTCTTCTTCCAGATGACCAAGCAGGCTGACATCATTCGAGCTTCATTTGTCGCCACATTGTCAGTCATTTTAAATGTTCAAAGTTGTTTGTTTATGACAACAGTATAAAGATGATTCATTTTTCTAGAGGCCGTCGTCATCACTGCCAATTGAGGGATCAAAGAATTCAAACCAGCAGAgccacattaggtacacccataCAAACTAATGGTAATGAACAACAAATAAACAAGCTGTTTCAGtagtttttatttctattttgaaGTGGTCTAGTGCTTTAGCTAATTTAGCACAAAAAAATAGGATCTGCCAGCACAATACAGAGCCCCAACCACAAATATCTGGTTTATGCACAACGTGTGACGTCAGCACAGCTCCATGCGCCTCGAGAGTTTCCTCCTTTTGAAGAGCTGCAGAGAAACACAAGGGGGGCAGGGAGGGGGTCGCTCACAGGGGGGGTAGAGAGCCAACACCTCTCTCCCCCCCAACCCGTCATTATTTCAGATGCAGCTGCTGTGTGCGATGTAAGCGCAAGACCATGTTGAAGTTGTTCTCCGCGCGGGACGACGACAACGAGAGCCTCTTGGGGGGCATCGCAGAAGGTGAGAAGTCTATTTCTTATCTTTTCGTGCACTCTCCATCCATACTACCTTTCTTTGCATGTGCGtcacgatgacgacgacgatgattttttttttgcgcgaAAAGCGCTAatgcagcatttttttccacaacGCGCTTTTCCCTCCACCTTCTTGTTGAGTGTCACAAAAGGAATAAAGGCATAAAAATGGAATGTGCAATGTCCCGTTGTCGTTTGCTTACTCTTCCGGACGAGTGTCGCATTGGCGAGCTCGGAGTGAACTCAATGCGTCACACAACCTGCAGCATTTAAGCGTCACACTTTTATGACCAATTTACCATTCAGTGTTTGAATCCCGATTTTCTGGGAACATGGCATTAATACATCTTGATTGGATTTAATTACTGCTGCAAAAACGCGCAGTTGTCAGGTGATGCTcatgaatcccccccccccccccctttttttttttttttttgccatgtgcGCTACTCGGGATGTATTCTGTTATCGTGAATGCAATTTGACGTTGTGATGAGTCACTAAGAAGAAAAATGCCTGACAAGTGGTCCTCGGTTCTGGCACTTGGATTCTTGTTTCCtgaatttgacatttttcctTGAAACAGATGAAGGAGACAACCCGTCCCTCGGTGACACCAAGCTGCCCTGGCTAAGCAGACCTTATCTCCTGGTGCTCAAAGATGCAGGCGATATGTCCAAATCAAAGCAAATCAGATCCGAAGTTCCATCTTCCAAGTCGCCCTCGGATGAAATGGTCACGCCGTGTGAAGGAAAACCTCCTGCCAAGATGCTCCACGTGGAGGAAGGTGGCTGCATGGTGACTCCATGGGGCGAAGTCATGCGCGAGGAGCCTCCAGGCCCTCTGCTTCTGAGTCCGGCCCAAGAAGAGAGGAAGCTCAAAACCTCCAAGGAGGACTCTGTGATCGAGGAGAAGGAGATGGAAGAATCCAAAGACCTCCAGAATCATCTTAAAGAAGCTGTGTCCAATTCGGGAGAAGAAGCAAAAGCCTCCGCATCTTCCCCGGTCCATCCTGACAATGAGTCCGATCCGGTCGACATCTTGACCAAAGATCAATCCAACTCCTTGGGGGAGGTTGCTCCGGTCTGGATCCCGGACGCAGAGGCTCTCGTGTGCATGAAGTGCAGCGTCAAGTTCACGTTTACCAAACGGAGGCACCACTGTCGCGCTTGTGGCAAGGTGAGGCTCATCCTTCGTCCCTCCCTTCTGGTGTTTTGTGCACTTCTCAAGTCATTCAATATACGTGTGCATGTGCACGGGTGTGTCGTCAGGTGTTTTGTGCACTTTGCTCCGGCCTGAAGTTCAGACTTACACATCTGGACGGCAAGGAGGGGCGGGTTTGTGTTTCCTGTCATTCAACCCTCATTAAAAGTGAGccacttatgtttttttttttgtttttttttgccaatgtcACCTTTGagatggcggggggggggggggggggggcttttgaaAACACCGCAACAACAATCGGTATCTTCCTCCCAGGCACGTCGCCGAGGTCGAAAAGGAGGGTGTGGTTCGCAGATGAACTCCTAATCGACAAGCAGTCCGAGTCCGCCCCCGCCACGCCGGTCAGAGGTCACGGGTTCTCGCCATCTATGAGCCGAGCGGCGCCAAGTGGGGCAGGGTCGCCGCAACCCAGGAGAGCCTCCAGACCACATGGGGGCGCTAATGTAGGATCACCCCCAAAAAAGACACCACATTTGTTTGAGTTGTATTCTTAATCTTACGTTCCTCTTCCAGGAGGCGAGTGCTCCTCGAAGCTGGGGAATGTCTACTCTTGTGAACAGCTCGTCCAACCTCATCCCGCTGCAAGGCCTGCCGCCGATCCTCACCTCCACAGGAGTCAAAGGAGGTGCAGTACTAATTATCCATCAATATGTTGTCTCCGGTACCGTTTATGTAACAATGAGTTCGACCTGCTTCAGCTTTATCTTCAAACTCAAAGTTGCCCGACCTTGCGGCTGGAGACAGAACAATTTCACAGTGATTTATTTTAAAGCAACGTGAATATTTCTGGAGGTCCCGCAGATAAGGCCAATGTCAGAATAATTACAGCTTCGAGTTGCCCTTGGTCTGCTTAAAGCACTTTAATCCGGTCCCTCCTCAGATTACACCGTGGAGGAGCGGCCCTCCGAGACCTTGCTCATCCAAGAGCTGGAGAGCGGCCGCTCTAGCTCTCTGGTTTTTGTCCTCAATGCCAACCTGCTCGCCATGGTCAAGATGGTCAACTGTAAGTTGTTGGTTTTTTCGGTTTGTGACTTCCACCGCGCCGCTTTGACACTTACATGCTTGTGGCACAGACGTTAACAGGAAGTGTTGGTGCGTGACCACCAAAGGAATGCATGCCGTGGGTcaggtggaggtggtggtgctCCTGCAGTGTTTGCCTGAGGAGAAGAGCTTTCCCAGGGATCTCTTCAGCCACTTTGTCCAGCTGTACAGGGACAGTCTTACCGGTAAGgtcatttcattaggtacacattCTCTTTCAAAATTTGGTTCCAAAGGGTCACACCAGTGATGATATGGCTTGTTGGTCTAgtggtatgattctcgcttcgggtgtgagaggtcccgggttcactTCCAGGACAAGCCCACCTTCAAGTCAAGTGTCCCGCTGAATAGTTTACGTTCTTGATATCTTCTCTTTCTCATCCACAGGGAAGTTGATCAAGCACTTGTCACTGTCGCTGTCCGGCAGCCGCTTCCTGGGCAGCGAGGAGCACGCGGGCCTCTTGTTTGTCCGTCCCACCCGTCAGTCGCTTCAAGGTCTGCCACTGCCCAGCCAGCCGTACCTCTTCGGCCTGCTGCTCCACCGGGCCGAGGTGGTCTGGGCCAAGACGTTCCCCCTGCGTCTCATGCTGCGCTTGGGTGCTGAGTACCGATGTGAGTCTACATCATGAGGACAGAAGCCAACTTTTAATTTCTTTTGGGGTTAGAGGTCACCGGTTCATATGCAAGTTCCTAATTGGCTTCtgatttctttctctttcttttctttgcagtTTACCCATGTCCTCTGTACAGTGTCCGCTTTAGGAAGCCATTGTTTGGGGAAATAGGCCACACAGTCATGAGACTTTTAGTGGTGAGTATGAATTGTGTGCTACATTCAGATTTGGTAccatataatattatattgaaTGCAAATGAAGAAGACTTTCACAAGTACTGTGAGGGACTCATTAATCGCAGCAATATAATTTTtccgcagaggataaagaaaatCGTGagcattgtctgtctacatgtgttgcttcaccCTTTGTGATCAGATATATGTTCATTAATTTTAGGGTTTAACACCGCCTCATCCATACTAGTCAATAGCCCGCCTAGGACGTTTCTTAATACGTGTAAGAATTTAGCTAGTTTCAAATGAAAGGAGAGTTATGTGAATTCTACATAAAAGTTCAATCTAATTACATTTCCCCTTAAATTCCCGCCACTTTGCCCGTGCAGGACTTTAGGAATTTTCGTTATAGTCTTCCAATGGTGCCGGGGCTCACGGTGGACCTGGAGGCTCAGAGAACCTGCATCAAGATCCCAACTAGCGGCTACAAcgaggtgagatgggagatttgCACTGTGCCGTTTTGAAAATTCTTTCATTCGTGGTTTCCTGCCACGTCAGCTGATGAAGGCCATGAACAAGTGCAACGAGCATGTCCTGGCCATGGGCGCTTGCTTCAACGAGGAGGCCGATTCTCACCTCATCTGCGTGCAAAGGGACGACGGGCAGTACCAGACGCAAGCCATCAGCATTCACAACGAGCCGCGGAAAGGTAACCAAGCAACgctattaatattatttttttttttgagggggtcaCAGTTGAAGACTCGTGTTTGTCTGTCCCTTTTCTCCACTTAGTGACTGGCTCGTGTTTTTTCATATTCAGCAACGCGCTGAAAGCAACGGCAGGTTACTTCGCCAAATCCAGCATCGTAGAAGGTAACGCAACAAGGGGGCGACTTTACTCTTTCGTTGTTTCGACTTCTCCACAATATTCATCTTTCTTCGTAtattgtaaatgtgtgtgtgttcacttgAACAGCCTGTTTGGCACTGTCTGTCAATGTTGCCAAATGTAtattagcgtgtgtgtgttcttgagtGTGTGTCATCCCCCAACCAGATGGACTAATGGTGCAGATTAGCCCAGAGACCATGGCAGAACTACGTAGGTCGCTCCGGGAGATGAAGGACTACGTCGTCACTTGCGGCCGCGTGGACCGAGCCGACAGCCAGGAGCTTGTTTGTGTGCAGTGGGTGGAGGCCAAGTGTACCTTCAATAAAGGGTCGGGCGCCTCCACCTGCTTGGAGTTTATTGATCCAAATTGGAATTCAGTTGAGACATGTTTGGTCGTTGTCCACAGGGTTATAAGCCCCATTGATGGTAAATCCATGGAGTCCATCAGCAGTACCAAGATGTTCCAGAAATCCGAATACAAAGAAAACGGGAAGATTATTCACTGGACAGAAGTGTGTTTGACCTACTTTTAAAAGCAATATGTTCCGATTTTACGTCGACGAATGTCGTGTGCAGGTGTTCTACCTGCAGAGAGCCGAGCCCCCGAAAGGAATGGCGGCCAATGTGCCAGAACACAACCGACTGACGGAGCGGATCGCCAGAGCTTTTTGCTTGGCGCTGTGCCCGTACCTCAAACTCCTCAAGGAGGACGGCATGGCCAAATTGGGGCTGCGTGTCACCTTTGACCCCCAGCAGGTCAGTGTGATGCATTCCAACATCTTCATAAAGATAAGATTCAtgttgatttttgattgacactttCAGAGTGGTATTCAAATTATGATTATATCAGTTATAATTGTAATATTTCTTTGTTGATAATCTCAGGTGGGCTTCGTGGCAGGCAGCAACGGGCACCCTCTCCCTCCTCAGTATTTGAACGCCCTGGACAGCACGCTCATCCCGGTCATCCACAGCAGGGGGCGCAAGAGAGGCGACGAGGCCCTCGTGATGGAGCTTATCTTTTACATCCTGGAGTACATCACATAAAAGTAACACAAACGCAACACTAATTGGATCTTTTTCCCTGAAATTCAGCGGGACAATCCACTCATGGTGGGTTTTCTAATCTTACCCAGCAGCAACGTGGGTGTTATCAGTCAAACAAGACATCAAATAGACAAAACATTAGTAGCAATTCCACAGCTTGAGTGGGAACAGAACCTTTAACAGAGGGGCTGGATTCAGACCCTGCTAGTTTAGATAAAAGAGAATGACCTAGTTAGTAGTGGATGCACATGTAATGAATGCCTGAAGAATGCTCTTGAATGGAATGTTGAATTTAATTATTGACACGGCCTTGAATTAAAATTTGCAATGAAAATAACAACTCTCTGATGAACCATGTTTGCAGAGAAAAAGTCAATCCTAAAAGTTGGCCGTAGTGGGCTCATGGAGGAAATTTGAGAATAAAATGCACTATATTTTAATATAACTTAAATGCAAGAAGATTGTCATAAGATTAAAATGAATTTAACATAATTCAATTATTTGATTGCAGAAATAACAACTGTCCCTTTTTGTCAATGAACCAGCTGAACCGAGGGGGCGTTCTGTCTTCAACAAAGCAGAATGCACCGCTTGTGTAACTCCTACGAGCCAGAGTCACATTCTTCGCATATCCCGGGCGAGAGGCACAAGACAAGTCATGCTTTTAGTCTTTGTTGCAACAAGGTCACACGCTGATCTGATGATGACGACACAAGAAAACCCTGAAATTTTACATGAAATAAGAAAAGACACGCAATGCACCCAAGATCATTTCTATCATGGTTTAttggcattttatttttaaatacacaatttAGAAAGTAGAAAGCCTAACCAATACAATTAGTCATTTGGTTGTAAAACTATTTACAGGTAAAAAGTCTTTTCAAGTCTTCTGTACAGTCGTCTGTCCACAAAGGGGTTTATTGAGGACACATGAAAGGCAACCAGTGTGATACTAAACTCGTAAGTCAGTGAAAATCTTCTCTTCATAAATTGTGCTTTCCCCAAAAACTCAGAGAGACAACCGAACCAACCGAATGTGGAATCCCCCTTTGTGGAAGTCATGGACCGCGTGACTTCCCTCCCACGGTTCACAGAGACAACTCAAAATAGGACAAGAAACACAGCCAAAATCATCTTTGGAATCCGTGATCGGTGCATCGGCTTAGTGAGGTCATACTTTTTGGGAGTTTTCTTCCTGCATCCCTAGGCCTTCTTCATCTTGCCCATGGGAGCGCTGCCGTTTTCGTAGTGGGCCGAACCGTTGCTGGTGCCGTTGGCCGCGGTGTGTTTGACGCCGTTCTCGTGGTGCTTGCCGTTAGCGTAGACTGCAGGTGGGGCGGCGGCCGTGCCGTTGTGACGCGACTTGATGTCCTGCTTGGGCAGCCGCTTGCCCTTGACGTAGGCCTGAACCCAGAAGTTGGAGAAGAGCACGAAGAAGAAGGTGCCGTAAACCCACACCATGTGGATGATGATGGGGAACTGGTAGTCGCAGCTGTCCATGAAGTAATACTGAGTCACGTGGAGGGATACCAGGACAAACTGGGTCTGGCAAGGGGGAACCAAAGCAAGACGGATGAGTAAGGAGCTCAAGTGAAACGGTAAAGGAGAACAAGAACTTCAATACGACGTACGAGCTGAATGGCTGTCATGTATTTCTTCCACCACAGGAACTTCTGGAAGCGAGGTCCGGCGGCAGCGAGGAAATAGTAGAAATACATGATCACGTGGACAGAAGAATTCACCATTGCGTGGAAGGAGCCCATTCCACCTGAGGCCGGAAACACACAGAAcgtaaaggtaaaaaaaatcaagtgttTCTGTCATCTTAAGCTAACACtagaattgtatttttttatatttgtatattgAACATCTCTTTCTGGCCCCATCTTATTGATACCTAAAATTAATTTTTCAGTTATTTCTTAACTTCTCATGGAGAGCCAATTGAGCCAATCAGAGACCGTAGCCACTAGACCGTAGTTAATCAAATCTTACTAGCAGCTAAACTGAAAGCCATTAGTGTATTTCCATGGACTAAGTCACAGTtgaaagaatttttcaaaacaaaatggtggtCTGACATTCCAGGTTTCCATCAGACTATAAACGGTTATCACTGGCCAGAGTCTGTGGAGAGACAAAGGCTTTTTGACAAGATAGCAAAAGAACGGTATGTAAGTGACACGCAGTCACGTCCGCGATCGAAGTTTGAGTTTTGTGTGTACTCACCGGGAGCGTAGCCAACTCCCCACCACCAAGTCCAGGGCATGAAAGAGTGGTGGAAGATGTGCAGAAAGGTGATCTGCCCACTCTTTTTTCTCAACACAAAGAAGAtctatcccccccaaaaataaaataggtTTTCTTTACTAAACTTCACTGACACCAATGTTTATGCTGATCGCAAACTGCGTTACTTACAGTGTCCATGAGCTCGATAATTTTGGAGAACCAAAACAACCAGGCTACCTCAACCAtctgaagggggggaaaaaaaaaaaaaaagagaccaccGCTCATAAACACGGTACGTGCATGTTTGTTCAGCTATGTTTAGTATTTTCTTGAGTGGGGGGGGTCACTTTTTTTCATGCTGTGTCAATGTTATTGCTGAATTTTGCACAACTGTTAAGATCTTTATCTATTGTGGCAACATTTTCCTGTATTTCCACAATAAACACTAGGAAGAGTCATTCTAAGATATCTGCACTTTTAAAATAAGAGACAGCATAACTACTAAAACAGAATGCTTCACGTCAAACTTGTTTTTAGCTTTCAGTATACCCACAAATATTCCCATCTGAGCTAtcttaaatggaaaaaaaaaaatccaaacttactCGAAGTGCTTGAGGGCTGTCAGACATATCGATTGCGTCACATCGCCAAGTATACGTCGTGGCCCAACCAGACatcaaaaacttaaaaaaaacaaacagacttAAAATTTTGAAACAACATGCAAAATGCAGCTTCAGCAGACTTGGAGATGCAAAGCAGACTCACCTCGTAAACGATGTATATCGACAGTGCCACCAGTGAAAAATTATAGACGATCATGGCTTCCTTTAACTGGAAAGGCTTTCGGGAGGCCATAATATGAGGGCCAAGGTACAGTACAAAGAACAGGTAGCACAGCAAAATTGCAGTCATGGGAACAGGACTCTGCATCAGGAAATGATTCTTCACTCGAGGATCTAGAGGAAGAAAATAGCGGTTGACGATTGtgaaatggaataaaaat includes the following:
- the btf3l4 gene encoding transcription factor BTF3 homolog 4, encoding MNQEKLVKLQAEVRIGGKGSARRKKKVVHRTATADDKKLQLLLKKLAVKNIGGIDQVNMIKNDGTVIHFNNPKVEASLSANTFAVMGYAECKRFYSFVSST
- the ptgfr gene encoding prostaglandin F2-alpha receptor yields the protein MSAGENADLSWNEAPPTNITCIAESRSVTTSVISMSVGILSNSLALFILLKSPKRMPQKSRAPFSVFATSLVATDLLGHLVNGSVVIYVYSLRKQWETFDPHGRVCNLFGATLVFFGLSPLFLGSAMAIERCIGITKPFYHSTGLAFRHMNKLLSVIWLLAALVAALPVALRRSYRVQSSRSWCFYNLDEPSDWLDVFLPLLFSLLGLLALLFSIVCNTVTSCSLLLSTMHRKHHSRGTSYHVEMICQLMAIMLVSCVCWGPLLTRIIFLTSKDDYDPASDKLLFVLRIATWNQILDPWVYILLRKAVLKKFFLMLQRCCRSKSQEPTCWRHSFLQSSSHSKLDPPASLFDGLLVQNTNISLTDDSKTEVFHMVLSVWKKG